From one Stigmatopora nigra isolate UIUO_SnigA chromosome 8, RoL_Snig_1.1, whole genome shotgun sequence genomic stretch:
- the LOC144200679 gene encoding E3 ubiquitin-protein ligase Midline-1 produces MGSSSPMPEALLSEEHNWMQIVTLLNKGEKRSNHSDRYDPETHGCSLSCPLCLYDVELPCRSWSSAVSCLPKYPIIKSEYVSQDTGRHKGASEPRQPVHFLQGDSYDVVSFKETEKCTRACSFTMSPVEDSIELDEDKMEQSVNGLHFALDPRTAPPSLHLSNSSLTVTYQVAIDPLPNNIRRLMMTSDPSVTNYLPQVCADIVITQGQYYWEVEVCNSSLYKIGVNSMEGQKGWWLERQNFSFYTVYDGRRELLNTIPPQIKTIGLFLNFGGGALSFHNPVTQEHLVTLPTFFNPSGVLPTLGLGQGSLKLRCGLPPPLHVFLSKDSAYRGPCDSRRGQWQSDVRFQSVKKVIQKFEALSAANFALKPNF; encoded by the exons ATGGGAAGCTCTTCACCAATGCCTGAGGCCTTGCTTTCCGAAGAGCATAACTGGATGCAGATAGTCACGCTTCTGAACA AAGGGGAGAAAAGGTCGAATCATTCTGATCGCTATGATCCAGAAACCCATGGCTGCTCATTGTCGTGTCCATTATGTCTGTATGACGTGGAGCTGCCATGTAGATCCTGGTCATCTGCTGTATCCTGTCTCCCAAAATATCCCATTATTAAATCTGAATATGTCAGTCAGGATACTGGCAGACATAAAGGAGCATCTGAACCACGCCAACCAGTGCACTTTTTGCAG ggggACAGCTACGATGTAGTTTCCTTTAAAGAGACGGAGAAAT GTACCAGGGCTTGCAGTTTTACCATGTCACCAGTTGAGGACAGTATAGAACTAGATGAGGATAAAATGGAGCAGTCTGTAAATG GTTTACATTTTGCTCTGGATCCAAGAACAGCACCTCCTTCGCTCCATCTTTCCAATTCCTCCCTCACTGTGACTTACCAAGTAGCAATTGATCCACTTCCAAATAACATCAGGAGGCTGATGATGACCTCTGACCCCAGTGTGACAAATTACCTCCCTCAAGTTTGCGCCGATATTGTCATTACACAGGGGCAGTATTACTGGGAAGTGGAAGTCTGCAACAGTTCTCTCTACAAAATCG GTGTAAACTCCATGGAAGGTCAAAAAGGCTGGTGGCTAGAAAGACAGAACTTTTCTTTTTATACCGTTTATGATGGAAGAAGAGAGTTGCTCAATACTATCCCCCCTCAAATTAAAACTATTGGACTGTTTCTTAATTTTGGAGGGGGGGCTCTTAGCTTCCATAACCCTGTTACCCAGGAGCACCTTGTAACTCTGCCTACCTTCTTTAATCCATCAGGAGTGTTGCCGACTCTGGGCCTCGGTCAGGGCAGCCTAAAATTGCGTTGTGGCCTTCCCCCTCCTCTCCATGTCTTCCTCAGTAAAGATTCAGCCTACAGGGGGCCCTGTGACTCCAGGAGAGGCCAATGGCAAAGCGATGTTCGCTTTCAGTCAGTGAAGAAAGTTATACAGAAATTTGAGGCGCTGTCTGCAGCAAACTTTGCCTTAAAACCCAACTTTTGA